The DNA window TGGTCTCCTGTTCAAAGAGTGGTAAATTTCTGTCTTACAGTATTCATTCAGTATAGTgtcttttgaatttctttggttCTTTGTACAGTTattcatcttttttgttttattataattacaACTCATAAGACCTGTATTTGAACTAACGTTACGCTTGTCTTGGTTTTGTAGAAAACGtgactagtttttaaaaaacagtttctgaaaaaataatacagtagttAACTTGATCCTGCTATGCAGTATATATCCTTATAGTACAAGCACATGTTCCTAGAAAAGTTTATGGAGGTTCACTTTTATTCATTCAGAAGACTAAGGATGGAGGCTTTCCCTCTAAAGTTTTTgctgattttgatattttatatttaggttcTTGGTAGTTTTCcatatataactttatttaaatagGTCACACTAAGCTAACTTATGATAAATTGAAAATACCATTCAGCAAAGTATCTGGTCATTTCATCCAGTCTCTGGCTGTTTATTTCACTATCGTAGAAGAGCATTTGCTTTTCAATTTCAGGTTTCTACAattaataaaagtttaatttttatttgaagtaGATAAACATGTTGTCATTTATCCCTAGACTTTATAATATATGTGAATAATtatgacttttaaattatttttaaaattggttaaagttgaaaacaacaaaaatgtgatACGGAAGATATCAGAGTAATAATGCAGTTCAGTTATCTATTTATGTATCTATTCCACAGAAAGAACGTGTACATCAGCACTTTCATAAGTGTGCACGCCCCTCTGTTTAATTCTCTGAACCTGAAGTATGGGATTCTGAATAGCGCAAGCGTATCTTGGCCTCCATCAAAAGGTTTTTAGATTCTGAAGTGTCAAAAAAGCCTCATCTTTTCATCTTTTGTGGATGGTTTCACCCCCAAAATGATCCCATTACAGAGAACCAAGAATAGAATTAGAATGAgatgtcattttacttttaaatgaaaattgcACCTTTACTGGCCTTTTAAAATGGTAACTCGATAGAGTGTATTAATAATGTATCATTAAAAACTTGATAACTTTGAGCTAAATAGGCATGTTACTGTatagaaatctttttttgtgtgacaATCCCATATACGTAGAGCTTAATCGTATAATTTTTGTAATGCTGCTCGTTTGCCCCTTTGAAGCTTAACCTCAGAGATGATGTGGTGAAAATTACAATCGATTGGAACAAACTCCAGAGCCTCTCAGCATTCCAGCCTGCTTTGCTCTTTAGTGCACTTGAGCAACACGTTTTATATTTACAGGTAAATTcttgtttaaaatgttaactcGATATAAGTATTAAGTGTACTTTAATTATAAGCTGGAGTATTTGTCAGTTCTATCTTAACACTGCATTAATagtattaataataaaagattaCTTCATCCAGATTGGATCCAAACCTGTCAATTTCCATGGTGATCAGGACAGTTCCAGGCATATAGCCCAATAGGCCGACCTGGGTAGGAAGATTGAATGAACACAATTCTATTCAATTCTGGACTTGCACTGAAAATTCAATACAGTTGCATCTATGGTGGGTTATAATTAAGCAATAAGACACGGCAGGTGTGTGTCATGCCATGATAATGATTCCATGCCTTGGGTGAGTTGGGAGGCTCATGGAGTGCTTTCAGTGGTTCAAGAAGTGGCATTATCCCAGCATGACACATCCTGGAGTGTCTGTTGCAATTAAACAGTTTCagcatagttttttaaaagaaagtaatttcTGTGGCATTAATGTCTCATCTTAGTATCCAGTCACTATGTTACCTTTTCCTTAACTGTTGGAAATAATTCATACTTTGTATTAGAAGTCGACATTAAATTGGTATTTATAATAGTATTgctatgttataaaatatttagtatattaGTCCACATAACTGAATAGCATTTTGATCTTGCTGGTGTTCAGCTGAACATGTCTACAATTATAATTGACGCAAGTTTGCAGTTTATCTCTAATCAAACTATAAAATATGAAGTGTCAAAAAGGTAAGTGGAAGGACTATTTGGACTGGTCAGtttgttgctgttgctatgtAAGGTTTTCAGAAGAGTATTTGGTATAGCAAACAATGGAAGCAAAACTGcaggtatgaaaaaaataattgaaattggCAAGTGTTGGTGTGTTTTGATTAATGGAAGAGACATTAATCTTCAGCCCTCTGTTTAATGACTTTGGGAAGTTTTAACTCTGTTTTATGTTACAAGTAATAGTTACCCCTAGTTTTAAAGGGCAGAAGCAATGACTATAGAACTCAGTCGAGGCCTAATTGTGGTGGGGACAGGAGCAGTATAATTTACATTGTACAGCAGGGTTTTCCTCTCTAGTATACGGATAAGCATCTGTCTCTTCATCTGTGGGTCGTGGcaggtttcttttgttgttgttgttttgttcattttctttgtaaaaatttgaTTTCATGACCCAAGAAGATACCTTGCCATGTCCAGAAATGCCCGAGTGTTCACTCAGCCTACCACCTATATATTTCATGTCTATACTCTCTCATTCCCTCTGGCCAACTGCAGTTTCAAGTGGAGAATCTCCAGTGATACAGTGATAATGCAGGGCTTTGCTGAGTGAGAGCGCTGGCTCTCAtgttaaagaggaaaaatactAAGCCTAGTGTTCTGAGGAGGCATTTGAATGACATGTTAATTAAGTGGCATTGGTGCCAGAGGCTGAGGCTTTGATATGGCACAAAATAAAAGATGAGTGACAGAACGATTCCCTcaaagaaaattttgaatttcctcaggttttctttctctctttttttataaaacagaTATATAACAAATGATAATGGTCACAATACAGAGAACAGCTATAGTTACTTGTGGTCAGATTTTTGTATTCTGATATGCTAACTTTCTATATTTAGCTAATTGACTCTAAATATTGCATTTATGTTGCAAAAATTTCTATGAATATGGTAAATGCATAATTAATTTTGATCAGTTTGAACCCTAGCAAATGGATTGTGTTCTTCTCAGCCTTTTTTAGCAAAACTTCAGCCTCTGATTAAAGAGGAGAATACAACTGTCGTTGAAGagataagaaaaggagaaaaagggaacaaGAATGAAGTAGATGCCACATTTCCCGTTGGCGAcccacaaaaggaagaaaagcacaaAGATTGTGATTTAGGGGACGTGAAAAAGACGCAGGACCATTTTGATCCAGAAGTAGTTCAAATAAAGGCTGGAAAAGCAGAAGTAAGAAGGTTTtatttggggagggggagcattagtttttaaatattgttatatttgAGTTGTTTAAACATGCATACTTACTGTTTGTAGATTGACAGACGAATATCTGCATTTATGGAAAGAAAGCAAgctgaaatcaatgaaaacaacGTCAGGGAATTTTGCAATGTTATTGATTGTAATCAAGGTAACTATCTAGAAGAATAATTTTCATAGGATTTTAAGAACAGTTTTTACAGTTGCTCTGATCtttcacttgtttttaaaaataacattaagaatGCAGTTTATTTCATAAGTTTACTTAGAATGGAAATCCATTCTAAGAATTTCCTTCTGTTTAATAATAGACTATATTGCAAAATGGTTTCATTTacacaaaaatcaaatcaatggtaACATAATAAAAGGCTCATGTTTACCACAGGTGAAATGTTTcgaaatttttttagaaaatgaagatgaAGTGTGGGTAACAGGGTTGCTCGGTCTCATTAGTAAGAAGGAACTAAGCTATATAAGTTTCATGCCTGTAAATGTACTTAAGAAATTATGATGTGAACTTACATAAAGTGAACTTAGTAAAGTTAATACTCCTCAAGAGGGAGCAGTTTTCTCAATACTCCTACGTTGTTCAGAACGTTTTATGTCATGATAAAACCAGTTTGTCGTGAAACTGTGATGTGTACGCTTTCTTCTTCTCTCATTTGCCGTTTCCCATCacattctccttcccctccccagctgaTGCTATAGTGTATTTCTAGATCTGCAGGTATGCTGCAGATCCCAAAATACCGTAAAGCGCTGGCATAGAGCATTCAGGCATCATAGTAATAATCAGAACAAGTAGTCTTATAAAATTATGGAGGAGAGTTTCTCATTGGAATGAGGATTTTCCTTGTTGCTTCTAATATCTCATGGCTAATTATCATGAATATAGAACTGTCAGATGAACCTAGAATTGTTCTACTACATTGGTGCACTGATTCtcttaataatgaaataatacattCTCAAGGTGGGTCCTCTTCTACTATTTAGCCTCTTCTACTATTAACATTATATGTGCATATCTCTAAGTTTGGTATATTTTCCTGTTAGTTTCTCAAAACAGGTGCAACAGTGGCAGAATCTCAGATACTACAGTTCAACTGCAAACAGCCCATGAGAAAGGGTTTGTTGAGGGAGCAAGCACATGTGTTGCTAATGTTattcccctgttctccctgctAACTCTATTATTATAAACCACCAGGGGATAGAAATTGACAAGAATTGAAATGCTCAGCAGGATTCCTTGGCCCATTCAATTTCTTGCTGGCTCAAAACAGTGCTGGCAAGAATTGCTGCAGAGTGACTGGCACTCGTACATTCACTGTCTCCACACCGTGCTGGATTTCTCTCTGATGGGTCATTTAATCTGTATATTTGGAATATAGCTCCGAAATGGATGGTAGCTTCTTTTTTTAACCCTTAGCCCTATGAAATTTTAGAAAGGGAATGGAGAAGTGATGaccctttaaatatattttgaggtgtctcaaaacaaaaattagaaaagaaaaagaaaatgactgttGAGTATCTATACATAAAAGGTAAGTGAATTTGGCATGTATTCACACAGTTTGGTTTTATCAGCAGAACTATTAAGAAAACTTagactgaaaaaaatacaaatgtattattGTGTGTTTAGTGTATTCCTTTCAATACTTCTCAATttgacttaaatatataaaagtgaactttaaaaaaaattcagtgggGAAAAAGAATTTTCTTCCAGTAtctcttttgccatttttttaattataaaataaggacaatatttcagaaaatgtaCTGTAATGGATGGTTTTAcctaatgtaatttaaaatattattttataatatttgaaatatttattatgttaacATCTTTCTAGTAGTCCCCcttgtttcttaatttatttattgatatctAATTTGTAAGAAACTATACTTTTAAtcttagaaaaaagaacaaatttccACAAGGGAGCTTTCGTaaagttgcattttttttgtaAGGGGCAGTCTGGAAAGAAGTAGATGGCTTTGCAATACAGGGAATTTTTAAAGGAGCATTGGAAGTCTGGGTAAACTGGAAAAGTATGTGTTGGACCTGAGGTTTCAAGGTCTTTGGAGTTTGAAAGTAAAAATGTAGAAGTGTACAATTAATCCTTTTTGTTAGATGTTCACTAATTTGGTCAGTACATAATATCAAAAAATgctgtatcttttaaaaagaaagttcagTAAAAATAACGAGTTCTTTTTATTCCTGTGTTGAAATAAACTGGATAACATCTCTTTGACTTAGAATTAAGATATTCTCTATACTATATAAATTTTTCCCCCAGACGCCCAGATAGTTTTTAGGGATATTggtattcattaaaaattatattatgccACTGAATGTTGAGGACTTTTGTATGTGTAAATCCAAAAATTAGATTGGATATTACACATTTCAGAGGGCAAAGATCACTACATTTTATCCTGTATATGATAGTAATTTAATTActattacttaaaattatattctcaTTCTAAATAATATGTTAACTAATACAAATTATTGGAAGTTTGTCAAAATCTCATACATTTGGAGTAAGAATATACTTATATTTATCTAACTTCTCCTTAGAAAATAGTTGTGCAAGAACCGATGCCGTTTTTACCCCTTACCCTGGATTTAAAAGTCATGTAAAAGGTCAGTATCTAACTTGATGAGGCTTATTGTAGAGTATAagcaaaatgtaataaaattcgctttcctatttaaattttattttaaaccaaaaaatCCTGCCTTTTCTCATACTTGGGTTTGTGGTTAGATGgtctttatgaaaaatatataaagtactgtTAAGGAGAAAGAATTTCTGATTTTTGAATTACAAGTTTAAATAGGCTCAAAAGTTTCTTAACTTAGTTTCTAGAGTTGTGAATACATATGGACCACAGACTCGACCTGAAGGAGTTCAAGGGTCAGGTCATACACCGAGCAGCATGCTCCGAGATTGCGGTAATCAGGCCGTAGAAGAGCGACTGCAGAACATTGAGGCTCACTTGCGATTGCAGACAGGTAAGCAGGGTGCTGGGCAGTGCCCCGTAATGTAACTTTACAAGTGGCTAAAGAGATTCCCGTTCATTTAGTCACCCAATTTGTATTCGGTATTTGTCATGGATTGTACAAAACATGGTTTTGATTggtgcaaaaatgaaaaacaaaacaaaacatagttCCTGCTCTCAAAGAAGTTATAGTTCATGTATTtatgctcttcttcctcttctcaccaCTTTGAGAGTTGTAGTAGAATGGGAACAGATTCCAAAGAGATCCTGACACTCAGTTTATTAAAGTCAGAGCTGAAAACTAACACAGTCTTTTCCTGCCGTTAGTTCCGTAACCTAACCGTGACCATTGTTCGTTCCTGTCACCTGTGGTACTAGGTACCAAGTACTGATAAATGTGATCCTAGTCCTCACGGAACTCTCAGTGCGGGTAAGCGTATAAATAAGTAAAGGCCATGGGGAAAGTGAGCTAACATTTATGGAATAATACTAAGTGCCAGTCACTCTGAGGGAATTCTGCCTATGTCCACTCACTCGATATTTAACAGTGCCCTTGTGAGGCGTCGGGGTTGGTGTCATTGTCGGGTAAGGCAGCTGAAGTTCAGAGAGCTTCGGCAGCATGTCCAAGGTAGCGGCAGGTAGAAACCAAACCTAGACATTAACTGGCTGCAAAGCCTGAGTCTCCCTCCTCATCTAGTCACCAGATTCTGTTGATTCTCTCTTCAGAATATCTCTCACATCTACCCACTTCCTTCTATCTCCACAGCAACTACTGTAGTTGAAGTAACTGTGTTCTGAGACTGGTGGAAGGATGTTAACTGGTTGTTCTGCCATTGGACTTCCTTCTTGAGACCAATTTTTTACCCTGTGGCCCAATTGCTTTTTCTAAAGCTCAAATCCTGTCTTGCCACTCCTCAGCTAAAAATTCTTCACTGGTTTTCTGTTGCCCTTATGTGCATGCCAACCTTAGCACTTACTCATTCCACAAATAGGTATTAAGTTCCTGCAGTAAGCCAGGTcctgttctaggcactgagaATACATGTACACAGAAATTGTTACATCAGTTCTATGCTTCACTAGGAAAGAAGGGCTATGGATGGAGCAGCTTGAccaaggaaaggggaaggagattCAGATGGGTGGGGGTAGTAATTTTAAACAGCATGAGCTACATCTGTAGTTTCAGCCGCATTTCTGGGCTCCCCAAGCTTCCTATTCATTTTGCTGTCATAGGGCCTTTCCCCAGgttttttctttacccatgcTTTCCCTCCTGACCCCACTCTGGTGTGGGTTACCCTTTATTATATAGCCTCATAGCACTTGGTACTCTTGTCTCCTCTACTAGATAGTAAGGTCAGTGAGAGCACACTGTCAGGTTCATTGCTGTGTAcctagtgcagtgcctggcacaaagcaagTATTTATTAAAGTGTTTGCTGATGGAACGATTTGCTCATTTTACCTTTTTAGATACGTGCAAGGTACGGTGGGTACACAAAGTTAGCGTCTAGCTGTCTGGGGAGGTCAAGGAATGGTATCCCTGGTAAAGTGACATTTGAGCCTTTGAAGGATACTAGTAGGAGTTTTTCAGTGGGCAGGGGCAAAGGATTCCAAAAATGAACAGCATCTGCAGAAAGTACTGAGGCACAAAATATGGTTCAGGAAATTTCTGAGTCCAGTCCAGCTGGAGTATTTGCTGGATAGAGGTAGAAGAGAATGAGGAGATCTTCGAGCATAGTAAGAGATTGGTGTTCAATTTAATCCCCTTGCCCAGAGctagaagaatttaaaatatagctGTATAAAAGGATTGACAGGTTTATTAAGTCTAATAGTATCGAGTAGTTAATTTTGAAAAGTACCTGTTGAATGCCCACAACACGCCAAGCTCTGTTTTAGACACGAGGGATACTGAGATGACGTAGTTGTAGTCTCGCTCTTCAAGGACTTTATAATCTGTTTGGGAGAAAAACAGGTTAATAGTGAAGTGGAATGTTAAGGGGGCTGTGAAGGAAGAGAGTGGTGGGGGCACACGGAGCCACGATGGGAAGTGATTTGGGCAATGCTTTATCGGATCAGTGAGACTTGAACTGGCTCTTGAAAGGCGCGAGGGCGAGGCAGAGGATGTTCTAGGTAAAGGGAGCAGCAAGAACAAAGTCAAATGAGTAAGTTATTCATTTTACCCTATTCAAGAGCAAGAACTGGTTCCAAGATCctgagataaaaaataatttttacaatttttatattttacaagatAATACTTTTGATAAGAAATTTTCCCATATTCTTTAGTTGCACAATCATGGGTTCATTCAGTCATTGAATAGTGAGCACCTGTGTAGTCTGTGCTTCCTAGGCTCATGCAGGGCACAGCTGACAGCCGAACCCCATGAACAAATCATAAAATTATGCCCTCTTGGAGCTCAGAGTGGAGAATCGagcaacaaataagcaaaatacatataCAGAATATTGGGTGGTAGTAATggtttggagaaaaacaaaggaaagaggaTCGGGCTGCCAGGTAAGGGGGGAGGTGGTAACACTGGCATTTTTTAAAGGGTTATGAACTCTGACCTGAGGTTGGCAAGAGCAAGCCTTGTGAATATGGAGGTAGAGGGAACCACAAGTGCTAAAACTGAGGGTGCTTGGCCTGGTTGAGTAACAGAAGGAATTAAGAGGCTGGGATGATTGACTATGAGGACAGTGTCCAAACTGTGGGACCTGTAGAGTGTCCTAAAGGCTTTGACTTTGAGGAAGATGTgaaggttttgagcagagaagtgacatTATCtgtctcacattttaaaaagatcactggTTGCCATGTTGACGGTGTACACTGGCAGCAAGGCCACAAGGAGCTCAGTTCGGAGGTTGTGGTGACGGTCCAGGGAGAGTTGGTGGTGGCCTGGACTAGAACGGTGACGTTGAAGGTGTCGGGAGATGAAAGGGTTTGGGATGTAGTCATAACCTTCAAATTTGAGGAACCTTAATTTACCACCCCTCACCCTGGGAAGTTTGCTAGTTAAGAAAATTGTAAAACTCCTCTTAATGTCATTCTAAGTTAAAGGGGAAAATATGGCCATGTTGAGAGTAAtagaaattggaaaaaatgaTTGGCAAATTGCAGCCACTGAGTTGAATTATCAATTATAACTGCATTTTTCTCCTCCCAAGTAACTATCAAAGTCtattagaaatacaaattgcTCTGTACAGGAACTGTTCAGTATCTTGTGAGATGGatttaacataaaacaaaactcatagtGATACAGGAAGCCTAAATGGAGCTTGGGGAGAGGTATAGTATAATAATATATCATATAGTATATGATATAAAAGTGTGAGCTAAGGATTTCATTCTAATATACgcttgttaatttattttcttaagtttaaATATTTCCCATTCCTGTGCATAAGTGTCTTTGCAtggtattttaagaataaaaattgtcAGGAGAATTGTTCAGTGGTatctcagaatgtttttaaatgtgtttaggTGGTCCAGTGCCAAGAGACATTTATCAGAGAATCAAAAAACTTGAGGATAAGATCCTTGAATTGGAAGGCATCTCTCCTGAGTATTTTCAATCTGTAGTAAGtataagtatcttttaaaaacaactgttagttttattttagGATTCTTGATTATATAATAATTTACTCATTGGTCTGCTATAGGTATTgcctagttctttaaaaattatgattccAAATATTGTTCTATAgactcataatttttttaaagggggtaATTTGATTGTACATGACCCAGTTTCTGAAACTTAAGCCATTTTCGTGGCATAACGTATCAGCCTAGGTGGTGGTCCGTCTTGTCGCTGTGAGCCTGCTGTCCTGGAACGCAAAGGCTGCTTCTGGGACCTTGCTCTGTCggttctccttcctgtctctctaatcCCTCACTCTTGATGGACTCCTCCCCTCAGCTCTTGCACGTTGACGGTTCTCCCCTACACTGAACAAACAGACCTCAGTCTGCCACcctgcctttttctttcccttagccACTGGACTCTGAAAACCTAGTCTGTGTCGTCCGATTCCTCACCTCCTGCATTTATTTCTtcgctcatttattcattcttaccTCTTCCAAGGACAGTAAGAAACTGTTGTGCTGATAGGTATCTTCTTTGTAACATCGTTGTGCTTTCGACAGTGATCCTGagctcattgcattgtcccctcCGTCTTCTGGAGTGATTTTTCTATAACAACTGCCTTTCTGGGGTCTGGacgtgtgtttttgtttgttttgtttttttagtttttttaagccCTGGCATATTAGGAAAAAACTCAAGTAATGTAAAAGTGGACAaaatttttagtaatatttttttctaagactgtttttgaaatattatgtaaaatagCTCTTATCAGCATGGATCCTTATAAGTCCTGgtgagaatatatttaaaattgttttaggtATGGCATCAATCTTTCCAAAGTCTTCAATTGGGTATTAGAGCGAGGTACACAAGGGAAGGTATTTCTAGATGAAGAAGGCAGGTTACATAACAAGTGAGCAGTGAATTCTAAAGATAACAAGTTTAGAGAAAGACTTTCAGTGATTTACTCCCCTCAAATGTAACATGGTGTTTATTAGAGTACTGAGGGCTAAAGCAAGGATTGAATGGGATGACACCAGTCAAGCACTTACCACCCTACCCAGCACATAGTAAAACCTCGGCATATATTGCCAGTTACTGCGTTTCAGGACCCATCCAGGACGTAGCTGCATAAGTGTCAGTAAGTCACACAATTCTTCTAGCCTCCACTTAAAACAATTTCAGATTTATTGTTTAAACTACATGATTTCAAAGGTCTTCATACTGctaggattatttttttaatgtatctttctAGGAaactttataaagattttatgcCTTTTCCTACAATAATCTACCATAAGTTTTCCCATTAAAGTTGCTTTCATTATGTAATCCCTAGGCAAGATATTTTCCAGTTCAATTTCATACCTTGTTAATGTAATTCTTGTTAACAGTAGAACTGATCTTATAAGAGAATGTCATAGTATTAGACACCTCCGGTGAG is part of the Desmodus rotundus isolate HL8 chromosome 7, HLdesRot8A.1, whole genome shotgun sequence genome and encodes:
- the MBIP gene encoding MAP3K12-binding inhibitory protein 1 isoform X2, with amino-acid sequence MAAVAEPSLPRIGDRSVEQSCSPNVSQEVLFGIFRSLHTLAGRLNLRDDVVKITIDWNKLQSLSAFQPALLFSALEQHVLYLQPFLAKLQPLIKEENTTVVEEIRKGEKGNKNEVDATFPVGDPQKEEKHKDCDLGDVKKTQDHFDPEVVQIKAGKAEIDRRISAFMERKQAEINENNVREFCNVIDCNQENSCARTDAVFTPYPGFKSHVKVSRVVNTYGPQTRPEGVQGSGHTPSSMLRDCGNQAVEERLQNIEAHLRLQTGGPVPRDIYQRIKKLEDKILELEGISPEYFQSVNFSGKRRKVQPPQNYSLAELDEKISALKQALLRKSREAESIASHHLP
- the MBIP gene encoding MAP3K12-binding inhibitory protein 1 isoform X1: MAAVAEPSLPRIGDRSVEQSCSPNVSQEVLFGIFRSLHTLAGRLNLRDDVVKITIDWNKLQSLSAFQPALLFSALEQHVLYLQPFLAKLQPLIKEENTTVVEEIRKGEKGNKNEVDATFPVGDPQKEEKHKDCDLGDVKKTQDHFDPEVVQIKAGKAEIDRRISAFMERKQAEINENNVREFCNVIDCNQENSCARTDAVFTPYPGFKSHVKVSRVVNTYGPQTRPEGVQGSGHTPSSMLRDCGNQAVEERLQNIEAHLRLQTGGPVPRDIYQRIKKLEDKILELEGISPEYFQSVNFSGKRRKVQPPQQNYSLAELDEKISALKQALLRKSREAESIASHHLP
- the MBIP gene encoding MAP3K12-binding inhibitory protein 1 isoform X3: MAAVAEPSLPRIGDRSVEQSCSPNVSQEVLFGIFRSLHTLAGRLNLRDDVVKITIDWNKLQSLSAFQPALLFSALEQHVLYLQPFLAKLQPLIKEENTTVVEEIRKGEKGNKNEVDATFPVGDPQKEEKHKDCDLGDVKKTQDHFDPEVVQIKAGKAEIDRRISAFMERKQAEINENNVREFCNVIDCNQENSCARTDAVFTPYPGFKSHVKVSRVVNTYGPQTRPEGVQGSGHTPSSMLRDCGNQAVEERLQNIEAHLRLQTELFWQKKKSSTTSTELFTG